ACCCTGGCAAAGCCTGGGGACAGGCTGACCATGGGGAAGCTGAGGACTGACCCCAATTGTGCATGTGGAGAGCGCTGAGGCAAACCCTCACCTGCTGCCTGGTGCAGGGCCCCCAACTACATCCCTACTCCGGTGCCATTAGTCGGGATAAGTGACAACACATCTTGGCTGCAGTTTTGGGGCAGTGGTGACAGGCATCTCCTTCCCACCACACACTAGGGAAGGTGCACCCTGGGACAGGGGTGATGGGCACCCATTACCTATGGGATTCTCTGGATACCaatcatgccctgaagcaggagacaCTCCTCCAATACCCATCGtgccctggggcaggggtgaTGGGCATGTTACCCatggtgctctggggcagggtcCCCCCTTACCCATGGTGCCCTAGGGCAGGGGTGATGGGCATGTTACCCATGGTGCCCTAGGGCAGGGTCTCCCCCTTACCCAAGGTGCCCTAGGGCAAGGGTGATAGGCACGTTACCCatggtgctctggggcagggtcCCCCCTTACTCAAGGTGCCCTAGGGCAGGGGTGATGGGCATGTTACCCATCGTGCCCTAGGGCCCCCCCCCATGCCAGTTGTCATCACCCCTGGGCGGCCCCGCGCGGGGCGGCCAGGCCGTTGCTATGGTTACCTATGGGCCGCGGTGTAGCCGGGCCCCCTGCGGCCCGGCGGCTGGAGGTGCTGGTCCACCGCCGTGACCCGCTCCCCGAGCAGCGCGTCCACATCGAAGTGGAACTCCATAGCCCGCCGGCATCCGGGTCCTGCTGctcgccccccgccccgcctcgtCCTTCGGCGCGCGGCTTCCGCCTAGCAACGCGCGCACCGCCCCCTAGCGACACCCCGCTTCCGTGGCAACCGTCCCGCGCCTGGTCCCGCCCCTAGCAACCAGGCCGCCCTAGCAACCACGGCCTTgagcttgccccccccccccccccccccactcattctgctccctcccccgcaAAATGGGCCATGGGCGCCTCTCACCCATGCCCCTCCCTGTCCTAGagccctgccccagggcatgATGGGTAAatggctgccccctgccccaaggcATGATAGTAATGGGAGGGCTCCTGCCCCAGGCCATGATGGGTAATAGCTGCTCCTTGTCCTAGAGCATGATGGGTAATGAGTGCCCATCACCCCTGCCCCAGACTATGATGGGTAAGGGGTGCTCATCATTTCTGCTCCAGGGCATCATGGGTGATAAGATCCCAGTAGCTGTCCCCCACATCCAGGTCTGCCCAATACTGGGGAGCACCCAAAGCCTCACCACCCTCAAACTAGGGGATTCACCTAATCTGCTTCCCATGGGCTGCCCTCCAAATAGAGGGATCCACCAATTTATGATCAGCAATACAGGggacttcccccaccccagcctcaccCTCCTAATTAGAGGACCCATTTAATCTGGCTCAAATAAGGAACTATCTCTGCCTCCTCCAATGGATGGGACACCCCAATCTGGTCTCCATCCTAATAAATAAGTCCTTCTGCTCCCTGAAGCTGCCTAACCTACGATAGGGACCCCCAGGATTGTCCCCCTCAGTCTGCCTTCCCCCTCACTCCATAGAACTCCCCCCATCTGGTCCCCCCATTATACAAGACCCCCCCAAGACAATGGCTCTCCCATCATAGGGGACCCCAAGGACTATCCCCTACCATAAGCACCTCCCCCAACCTGCCACCTCCCCATAAGGACCCCCTTACAGCCTAGTCCCCCAATATTGGAGAGCCACTTATAACAGTCTGACATCCCCTCAAATGATAAGACACCCTTAGTCTGGATCTCCCAGTGGAAGGGCCCCCTCAGTCTGTCTCCCCCATAATAAGACTGGTCCCTCAGTAACAGACCCCACACTCTCACACCCTGGTCTGTTTCATCCAAAGGTGTAGTATAGAGGTGACCCATCCAATATTGGGGGACACCTCCACCTCTGGGCTTGTCCCCAGTCACCAGGATGAGGGAGGAATATTCCACCCCCCACAATTAAAGAGGGGGACACCTCCTGTCAACCAGGgtgagtggggaaggggaagaggcaaCTGTGGggacctcccctccctcccacagatgGATTCCCCCACTTCACACTAGGCTGCAGTGGCCAGGGCATGGGGAGTATCATGGCAACACCATAGCCCCCATCCTTAAAGAGAGCATACCCTCATatcaggctgcaaaagggagctCAGTACCACAGAATGGAAACCTctataacccctcccccccatcaccaccaccaaaaaaggCTTGTCTGACCCACTCCCATTTTATATTCCcgccatcactgtagtatctgggagcccagctgcctggGGTTTACTGGGCAtctggcatggtaagggggaACCCTGAGAAAAGGGGTTCCCTAGCCCACTGAGGGGGTCTGCAGGCTGGGGAATTGATATTGGGGTTCAATTCCCAACTCTGATACAGACTCCCTGGGCAAGGGAGTCTGTATCAGCCTTGTACCTCTATAAGCCTCAGGTTCCctaactgtaaaatgggggtgagcCTTCCTCTACCTCTTCTGTTCAGCTTGCAAGAGCtttcaggcagggactgtctctcgctgtgtgtctgtgcagcacccagcccaatgggcccctgatctcagttggggatAGGTGCCCTGTAGGCAGGCTCACAGGCAGGTGGGTGCTTTGTGCGTCTGATCAAGTGGGTCCATTGTGAGCACATTGCATGTCTGCAATTGTCCAAGTGTGGCTGTTCTGGTGTGTTCCTGGGACTGGGTGGGCTGCACTGTAGGTTGGTCAGGGAGTAGACATGCTATCTGCTATGTCACCAGCTGGGCTGAAGTTTCCGCTATGGCCTgtcactgctctgctccccttccccccacaggcCTTCATCTGCCAGACCTGTTCCAGCTTCCGGCTGCTACCATGGGGCATCTGGGGAAGAGAGGGTGAGAGCACAGGATCAGAGTGTCCCCAGCCAGCACGGGCCCCAGCTGGCTCTCCTGGAAGAGCCTGACCATACATCCCAGAGATGTGTGAAAATAGGTTTAAGCTGGGGCCAGATTGGAGCTGGCAccccctagaggtgaaaggccccgtgtcccattccccacccccatagcCAGCCAGTTCCTCTGGATGGGAGCTTGTGCCCACTAAAGGGgaaaaggccccatgtcccattcccaaTCCAGCTCAGCATTCCCAGCACAGGGTGAATAACCACAGGGAGTCACTGCTGGCAGCTTCCAGTTTATTCCCCACTGAAGGCTTGGACAAGTCATGGCCGGGAGCTGGGCAGCTCCAGCGCTATccctgcaggggtggggactAGGGCTGGCTTGTCAGGTGAGGCCAAAGGCCCAAGCTCCCCCAGGAGTGGCCCATCCCCCATGCCCCAGGACACTCCATCCAGTCCTGCCCTGGGCCCTCATGCCGGGCCAGTCTCCTCCTTCAGATAGTTCTTGTATATCCTGCGGATCCTGGCAATGTCCTTTTCGGGCGGCTGCTGCCACTCGTACCAGGGGTACCAAGGTGCCTggctctgcagggagggggcggggggcgtcTTGGTCACAGCCTGGTGCTGGTTGCTGTAGTCCTCTCCCTGCAGCGTCACCAAGGGGATGCGGAAGCTCAAGAGCCCTGCGGGGGAGCGAGGAAAGGCAGCTGGTGAGCAAGACAGGGGTCAATCCCCAtccacagccccactccccaccgcccagctctgccggtgcccctcaatcccaacccgcaGCTCCCTGCTATTCCCACTTGGTCATATCCAGCTCCCTACTCACCATGGTCACGAGCTTGGTCAATCGCCTGGGTCAAGCGTTTATGCTGCTTCATGCAGACGCCTGCAGCGGAAGGAGAGGGGAGCGTGTCTCAGAGGATGAAGAAACTGTGGGGTTTGGGGAGCTGATTCTGGGGCAGATTGATCCTGAGGCTCCTTTTCTGTTTCTAAAAGGGACAGGCAGGGCCCCAGGGGACAAAGAGGGTTTCCCAGGATGGGGCATCTCCATCTCCCTGGGAAACAGGCTGCACGGGACGATGCTGCCCCATGGGGCGATGGGACCAGATGGGAAATGTCATCTCCTTGGTCAGTTTCatccttctctccccctgcccccaacaatccccctcccacccacctcctggcACCCCCCACACAAAGACTATCCCCTGGCCTCTTGGGCTATTCTCCCTCACCTCTGCACTACCCCAGCCTTCTCACTGCCTCTGCTTCCTCTCCCTTGGGGTCCCCCCCAGAACCAGGCAGAtggctccccgcccacccctttGGTCTAACTGGGAAAGTGGTTCCCTGTGGCAGACTCCAAGCCCCCCTGGGCCGGGGGGCAATGTACCTGTGCGGGTGGGATGGAAGGTGACACCCGTGTGGGAGCAGACAAACTGCTCCAGGAGCTTCACGttctgtggggggagagaggcagagatgGAGCCGtgagcagcaggagcagggacaggTGGGAAAGGGGTNCACAGGCCCGGCCGGGGGGTCGCGAGTGGCCAGAAGGGCCTGAGTTGGGCTCAGCCCCTTACCCTGTAGTCCACATGGAGTTTCTGGTCTCggcagatggggcaggggttccccaCAGTCGTCTTTCCTCTCTGGGGAACCAAACAAGACTGTCAGAGCTGAGCCGCCTCTCCACCCTACTCACACCCCAGCCAGTAGTGGTCCCCATGTACCACAAAGCAGGGCCCACGGTGAGCCAGAcccatgggcccatctagcccggtatcctgtctctgacagccgTTAGCACCAGGTGAAGGTGCAAACAACCCctagaggtcagatatggaataGCCTGTCTCCATAGAATGGCCTTCCTGACCTTCCTCATGCCCGAAGCATCTGTCCCTTGCTATTATAATTATCCCAAGCTCTTCCCGAGGGCTTTACATCTGGAGATCGCGAAGCGCTTTGCTGtctttagccccattttatacatgaggaaactgaggcagaaaagaGCAGCGACTTGTCCATGGTCACCCAGCAGAGGCAGGCACAGCAGCCCCTCTCCAGGGGCTGGGTATCCTCACCAGCTGTGCTCTCAAATTCCACTAGACTCTTCTCCAGCCCCCCCTGTCCTGGTCCCTTTTCGACACTCGCTGGGGATGAT
This portion of the Trachemys scripta elegans isolate TJP31775 unplaced genomic scaffold, CAS_Tse_1.0 scaffold_28, whole genome shotgun sequence genome encodes:
- the MRPS18B gene encoding 28S ribosomal protein S18b, mitochondrial isoform X2 gives rise to the protein MAASRGTMLLRRAAGSLPGLALLPRLFWAQAAPAASLLRLQRPLLRVFSTETDPVAFDTESRFKEKPWEYLETEEYIERYGDKPVWFGYRRNHKGSIPPQKTRKTCIRGKTTVGNPCPICRDQKLHVDYRNVKLLEQFVCSHTGVTFHPTRTGVCMKQHKRLTQAIDQARDHGLLSFRIPLVTLQGEDYSNQHQAVTKTPPAPSLQSQAPWYPWYEWQQPPEKDIARIRRIYKNYLKEETGPA